The window CTTTCCTGGCACACATTATGCTACTTGAACAATTTCCCAGATAACATTACAATAGCGATATAAAGAGAACTGAAGGTAAAACACCTATCAGAGAAACATAAACACCACATATATTTCGCAAAAGATCTTTGTTCACCTTGGTCCTGATAGTAGTGATGGCAGCAATGTGGCAGTACTGCCCAGCACTGCCTCTCTTCTTATTGCTGCCATTGTTGTTGCATTCTGAAGGCAATAGTCTAGGTCTGCTTCAACACCCATGGTGCCCTCTAAGACCTTGACCACGGTTGACATGCTAGGCCTCCTGGTGTGATCACTTTGCAGACACCAAATAGCAACCCTCACCATCTCCACAGCTTCTAACCTGTGCAATTGCATATCCTCACTGCTATTGTCAACCATATCAATCAATTGATCCTCCTGTGCCTTCTTCATAAGAATAGGGAGCAAATGCATGCACTCAGGCTGTGACCTATCCAGATTTTTCTTTCCGCAGACAACTTCCATGACTACGATTCCAAAACTATAAACATCTGCCTTCTCTGTGATGACTGAGCTGAATAATTCAGGAGCCAAGTACCCAGGAGTTCCCCTCATTGTGGTCACCACTTGACTTTGATCCTTGTCAATCAACTTAGACAAGCCAAAATCAGAGATCTTAGCATGCAGATTTGCATCCAACAAAATGTTTTGTGGTTTGATGTCTAAGTGGACTATTCTTTGTCTGCATTCTTCATGGAGATAGGCCAGCCCCTTTGCTATATCCATGATAATGTTTCTTCTAGTTTGGAAGTCCAGAGGATGTAGTAGTGGTTCCCTGCAGAAAATCCACTTATCCAAAGACCCACAGCACATGAACTCATAGACTAAAAGCCTATGCAATTTATCAGCACAGAATCCAATTAGCCTCGCCAGGCTGACATGATGGATGCTTCCTATAGTTTTAACCTCAGCCAAGAATTCCTTCTCCCCTTGGCCTAAAGCATCTAGGCGCTTTACTGcaattttttctccattttctaGAATTCCTTCAAAAACTGATCCAAACCCTCCTCCTCCAAGCTTCTTCTCAAAATCCCAAGTTGCTACTCTTAGTTCTTGGTATGTGAATCTCATGGGCATTCCTGATAGTTGATTCAAGTCTTCCATTCCTTCCTCTCGAtctcttttcttcctcaaaaccATAATACATAGACCAACAATTAAATTCATAAGAAGGATGGCTCCAATAGTTGATCCTGCTATTATTTTAGGATTGATAGAAGATGTAGGATTGATAGAAGATGTAAAAGCACTTCCATTCTCTCCATCATTAGAAATTTTGATGAAGGCATAAGATTGGTAATTGTTTCTTTCCTTACCATCAGCCGTTAGTGTAAGAACTGGTGACGGCAAAAAACAATTCCCATGAGAATCATTAACGTAATACTTAAATAGAGCAGCGTTGCATGAACAGTTTTTCAAACATGCATCTTTACAACTCTTCATGTCTGTTCCATTCAGGACCGCTGCCTCAGGGTCAACATAATTGAAATAGTAGACATCTTTCAGTGGAAGAAGAGAATGGGATTTTGGATTTTCACA of the Populus nigra chromosome 7, ddPopNigr1.1, whole genome shotgun sequence genome contains:
- the LOC133699596 gene encoding G-type lectin S-receptor-like serine/threonine-protein kinase SD2-5; this encodes MAIWPLSDILLVQLLIMLSPAYFLEAQTYYSTSQKYTSWTNNLSIPARGFDSYQMILLSESKSFACGFYSKDQENDSFYFAVVSFHIIYYADASYYLILQNVIWLANENKPVGQNATLKLLPEGNLVLRDSDGALVWSTNTSNMSVAGIKMMETGMLVLQDHNNKTVWQSFSNTAHVSISWTNNDPISDMPYKIIMMHGAGFSCGFHSKDRNSSYFAIWKQSEYSGDDGPEALWLANRNRPVGENATLQFLPDGDLVLRDAVGTFVWSTNTSNMSVAGMRMMETGNLELYDVNNKTVWNSFDHPSDVLLLGNKLVVGQKLVASVSKTNRSEGGFNLFVIPQASPDEPNTMLTSTVKYSATAYMKFDPDGHLRIYDGNMTDGVDLLTDMMSACDYPTACGNYGLCLNGQCSCPAGFAPANTSNDQGNYNCWQISPTTCENPKSHSLLPLKDVYYFNYVDPEAAVLNGTDMKSCKDACLKNCSCNAALFKYYVNDSHGNCFLPSPVLTLTADGKERNNYQSYAFIKISNDGENGSAFTSSINPTSSINPKIIAGSTIGAILLMNLIVGLCIMVLRKKRDREEGMEDLNQLSGMPMRFTYQELRVATWDFEKKLGGGGFGSVFEGILENGEKIAVKRLDALGQGEKEFLAEVKTIGSIHHVSLARLIGFCADKLHRLLVYEFMCCGSLDKWIFCREPLLHPLDFQTRRNIIMDIAKGLAYLHEECRQRIVHLDIKPQNILLDANLHAKISDFGLSKLIDKDQSQVVTTMRGTPGYLAPELFSSVITEKADVYSFGIVVMEVVCGKKNLDRSQPECMHLLPILMKKAQEDQLIDMVDNSSEDMQLHRLEAVEMVRVAIWCLQSDHTRRPSMSTVVKVLEGTMGVEADLDYCLQNATTMAAIRREAVLGSTATLLPSLLSGPR